One Erysipelothrix amsterdamensis DNA window includes the following coding sequences:
- a CDS encoding GNAT family N-acetyltransferase has product MMTIQIRKANMDDLTKIINILEQAKIVFREKGIDQWQNGYPNVDTILKDIRDTSSYVILKEHDIVGTFMLQFGDDENYDTIEEGQWHQEGPYAVVHRIAVDPTYYGQKIATQAFLEIESTCGKAGYSVLRIDTHKNNLAMNALLVKTGYQLCGKITLKDGGERLAYDKKI; this is encoded by the coding sequence ATGATGACAATACAAATTCGAAAAGCAAATATGGATGATTTAACCAAAATCATAAACATTCTCGAACAAGCGAAGATCGTTTTTCGAGAAAAAGGCATTGATCAATGGCAAAATGGTTATCCTAACGTAGATACAATTTTAAAAGATATACGTGATACGAGCAGTTATGTTATTTTAAAAGAACATGATATTGTGGGAACGTTTATGCTTCAATTTGGTGATGATGAAAATTATGATACGATTGAAGAAGGACAGTGGCATCAAGAGGGTCCATATGCTGTAGTGCATCGAATTGCGGTAGATCCTACATACTATGGTCAAAAAATAGCGACACAGGCATTTCTTGAAATAGAAAGTACTTGTGGAAAAGCAGGTTATTCAGTACTTAGAATTGATACCCACAAAAACAATCTTGCTATGAATGCACTGTTAGTGAAAACAGGATACCAACTTTGTGGTAAAATAACTTTAAAAGATGGGGGAGAACGACTCGCGTATGACAAAAAAATATAA